The sequence below is a genomic window from Halolamina litorea.
CGCCAAGATGACGTTCACCGTCGAGGTCATGGGTCAGCAGGAGTACCAGAACTGGCTCGGCGACCAGGAACAGCGCCCGGCGACCGACGAGAGCTAACCGCGGCGTTCGAGGATGCGGTCGATGATCCGGCCGGTCGAGAGCAGTTCGTCGTCGTACTTCGGCTCGCGCGGCCCGGCACGGGTCACCTCACAGTCGATCCCTCGCTCGTCGAGCGCCGCCTGGACGGCTTCCTCGTCGTGGTGCTGGTCGTAGCCAAGCACGATCACGTCGGGGTCGATCCGCTCGATGGGGACGAAGATATCCGACTCGTGGCCGAGATGGGCCTCGGCGACGGCGTCGATGGCGTCGACGACGTCCCGGCGCTGGCGGGCGGGCAGGACGGGCGACTCCTTGTGGGTGACGTTCGGGTCCCGAGCGACGATGACGTGGAGTTCGTCCGCGACGGACGCCGCCTCCCGGAGGTAGTGGACGTGCCCGGGGTGGATCAGGTCGAACGTACCCTGCGCGACCGCTCGGACCGGGTCCGCATCGTTGTCGGCGGCGTCGCCCTCGCTCATGGCTCCTCCCCGTCGAGGCCCAGTTCGGCGTCGATGTCCTCCTGCGTGAAGTCGAAGAACTCCTCGCCGTCGTCGAGTTCGACATCGTAGACCGGGAGGCTCCGTCGCTTCCCCTCGCGGTCGAGGGCGACCCAGTCGTTCTCGCCGTACGGGTGGCCGATGATGATGTGGACCTGCCCCTTGGTGAACGTGGCGAGGTCGGCCTGTGAAGGCTGGAGGACGCCGTTCGGGTGGGAGTGGATCGATCCGACCGAGGAGAAGTCGTTGGGGATCATGCTGGTCTTGACCGTCGCGCTCACGGGGTTGGACTCGGTCCCGGGGACGATCAGCACGTCAGTGACGAGCAGGCCGTCGTGGTCGAGGCCGTACTCCGCGGCGGGTTCGCCCCGGAGCAGCCCCATGTACTCGTCGGGGTGGGTCTCGCGGGACGCTTCGAGCGCGAACGTCAGGGCGTCGTCGGCGATGCCGATCACATCGCCCGACCGGAACAGTCCCATCTGTCGGGTACTCGGTGACCCCGACAACTAAGGATTCCGGGACGGCCCCGAGGGCCTCACGAGCGGTCCGTCGAGAGTCCCGAACTGGAAGACTTAACACCGGCGACGGCGGACTTTTCTCCATGAGCGAGAACCCTGTCGGCGAGGACGCCGACACCACCGAGGGCGGTTCGCCCTCGGACCGTCGGGATGTTCCCGACGACGCGACGCTTGTGTACGATCTCGATCCCGACTGTACCGTCGACGACGTTGCCGAGGGCGCCCGCTATCTCGTCACCGTCAACGGCGTGGTCGACTACGGCGTCTTCGTCGACGTCTCCGACTCCGTCTCGGGGCTGGTACACGAGTCCGGCCTCTCGGGGGAGTACGCGGTCGGCGACGAGTTCGTCGTCCGACTGACCGAGATCCGCGAGAACGGCGACATCGCGTTCGAGGAGGTCGACCCCGCCGACAACCAGGTCGTCCGCGTCGAACACGAACCCGAGATCACCCTCATCGACGACCTCCGCCGCGGCGAGGACGCCGTCGTCGAGGGCGAACTGACCCAGATCAAACAGACCGGCGGGCCGACGATCTTCCACGTCGGCGACGAAAGCGGCATCGTCGCCGCCGCGGCGTTCGAGGAGGCCGGCGTGCGCGCCTACCCCGAAGCCGAACTCGGCGACGTGGTCCGTGTGGCCGGCGAGGTCGGCCTCCACGACGGCGTCCGCCAACTGGAAGTCGAGGACGTGACTGTGCTCGACGGCGAGACCGCCGAGGCTGCTCGCGAGCGACTCGACGAGGCCCGAACCGAGCGCGCCGGCCCCGAGGCCGTCGACCCGCTGGTCGAGTGGCCCGAGTTCGAGAAGCTCCGACCGGACCTCGAGGACCTCGCGCGCCTGCTCCGCCGGACGGTGCTCGAAGGGCGCCCGATCCGCGTGCGCCACCACGCCGACGGCGACGGGATGTGCGCCGCGGTCCCGGTCCAGCGCGCCCTGGAGAACTTCATCGAGGAGGTCCACGCCGACCCCGACGCCGGCCGCCACCTGTTCAAGCGACTCCCCTCGAAGGCGCCGTTCTACGAGATGGAGGACGTGACCCGCGACCTCAACTTCGCGCTGGAGGGTCGCGCCCGCCACGGCCAGCAACTCCCGTTCCTGCTGATGCTGGACAACGGGAGCACCGAGGAGGACACCCCAGCTTACCGGAACCTCGCTCACTACGACATGCCCATCGCGGTCGTCGACCACCACCACCCCGACCCCGAGGCCGTCGACCCGCTGCTCGACGCCCACGTCAACCCCTACCTCTACGACGAGGACTACAGCATCACCACGGGGATGATGTGTGTCGAACTCGCGCGGATGATCGACCCGACGATCACCGACGACCTGCGACACGTCCCGGCCGTCGCCGGCGTCTCGGACCGGTCCCGCGCCGACGCGATGGCCGACTACGTCGACCTCGCCGAGTCCGAGGGGTACGACCGCGACGACCTCGACGACATCGGTGAGGCGCTCGACTACGCGGCCCACTGGCTGCGCTACTCCAGCGGCCACTCGGTCGTCAACGACGTGCTCAACGTCGGCTGCGACGACGAGGAGCGCCACGAGGAACTGGTCGAGTTCCTCTCCGGGCGCGCGGCCCGCGACGTCGACGAACAGCTCGACGCCGTCGAGGACCACGTCGACCACGAGACGCTCGAAAGCGACGCCCACCTCTACCGGATCGACCTCGACCGCTGGGCCCACCGCTTCACCTACCCCGCCCCGGGGAAGACGACCGGCGAACTCCACGACACGAAGGTCCAGGAGACCGGCGACCCGGTCATCACGATCGGCTACGGCCCGGACTTCGCCGTCCTCCGGAGTGACGGCGTCCGACTCGACATCCCGCGGATGGTCGAGGAACTCAACGAGGAACTGCCCGGCGCCGGCGTCTCCGGCGGCGGCCACCTCGTTGTCGGCTCGATCAAGTTCGTGAAGGGCCGCCGCGAGCAGGTGATCGACGCGCTGGTCGAGAAGATGGCCGACGCGGAGATCGACGAGGCGCTCTCGTCGACGGCCGCGGCGCTGGACGACTGATCGGTCCGGCGCCGTTCGGCCGGACCGGACGACTGAGGCGCGACGACTGTCAGTCGCGCCTCCGTGACGACAGATCGGTTCGGTCCCGATTACCTCATTCTTCCACCGCTGCGAAATCGAGCGACCGCACCGCCACCAGCCCGGCGACGACGACCGCCGCGACGGCGCCCGCCGCGAACAGCCACGTTCGACTCCCCTCCCCACCACGCCAGTCGGCGTCGAAGCTCTCGCGGTAGAACGCGACCGGCTCGGGGCCGTGGAGTGCGAGCGCCACCTCGCGGTTCTCCGTCGCGCTGTTCTCGTTCCAGTTGAGCGAGCCCACCACCGCGAGGTCGTCGTCGATCAGCAGCCCCTTCGCGTGAATCTTCTCGTAGCGGCCGGCGGGTTCGGCGACCCGGGCGGTGAGCGGGGCGTCCGTGCGCTCGGCCCAGCCGTTCAGCCACGCGACCAACGCGGCGTTCTCCTCGGCGACGTACCACGCTCCGGATAGGAGGACGCGGACCTCCACACCTCGCTGTGCGGCCCGCAGCGTCGCCTCGACGAGCGAGTTGGCCTGCCGGCCGAGGCTGGGCTGGAGCACGTCGATGCGCTCCTCGGCGCCGTCGATGGCCGACACCAGTTCTGTTTCGGCGTTCCCCGGCGCGGTCAGCAGCGTGACGTTCCTCGCGTGGACCCGCTCGGGAGCGAACCCGGTCGGGTAGCTCCCGTTCGCGGCCGGGACACGCTCGAACTGCCGGCCCTCACGGAACGCCGGCCACCCTCGGGTGTCGATCGCGTCGGCGTCGTCGCGGAACAGGCTCGCGAGCGCGTCGGCCGTCGAGCCGTTCTCGGTCCGCACGCCCCAGCCGCGACTCGCGGCGCCGCCGGTGCCGGCGGGCTTCCAGTTCTCCGTGAGCACGAGCGCCCGATCGTCGGCGACGGCGTACTTCGGGTGGTGGTAGTTGAACCGCGCCGCGCCGACGCCGCCGACGCGAACGTCGACGCCCGCGGCGAAGAGCCGGTCGAGAGTTCGGGCCTGTCGGGTCGAAATCCCGCCGACGGGGGCCGCTTCCACCAGCACGCGAACGTCAACGCCACGATCGGCGGCGCGAACCAGTACGTCGGCAACCCGCTGCGAGGAGAACGTGTAGCCCGCGAGTAGCAGCCGTTCGTCGGCGCCCCGGAGCGTCTCGATCGGCACCTCGGGCGAGTCGGGGAGGAGGAACGCAGTGGCGTTCGTCGGGCAAGTGTGGACCGCGTCGCGTGGCTCGAAGCCGACGGGTCGCCACTCGTCGCTCGCCGGGAGGTAGCGCTCGCCCTCCGTACTCTCGCCGTAGTCCACACGCTGGACAACCGCGCCGTCGCGGCGCAGCGTCACCGACTCACCGCCGTTCGAGAGTTCGAGCCCGTCGTCGACGACGACCGGTAGTGTCCCGTTCGGGCCGGCGCCGGCTCCGGGCGGGATCGACCCCGGTTCGTCCGTGACGAGCACCCGGCCGGAGCGGTTCCGGAGCCGGACGGCGGACTCGCCGTCGGAGACGCTCCAGTTCCCGGGCTCCGGGAGCGAGAGGAGGACGTACTCGCCGGCGTCGTTCCCGCGGACCGGATCGGGGTAGAGTTCGAGGATCGCGCCGTCGGGCTCGCCTCGTTCCCCGTCGGCGCCGTCCCGCGCGTCGAGTGCGGCGACAGCGCCGCCCCCGAGAGCCGGGAGGACCAGCAACGCACAGACGGCCAGCGTCGCGGCTCTCCGGCTCGTTCGGGATCCCTCGGCGGCGGGCTGTCGTCGCGCCACGGGGAGGGTGGTCCCGCCATCCTGTATGAACGTTCGGGGGCCGCGGGGGTTCCTCCGCCGCGGCTACATCCCCATGTCCGCCGCGGGCTCGGGGATCGGGAGGTCGTTGACGCCGACGCCCAGCAGTTCCGCGGCGTGGTCGAGCGCCATGTCGAAGCCGTAGTAGCGTTCGAGTTCGTCGCCGTCCGGGCCGTTCCGGACCTTCAGCATCGCGTAGCCGTCGATGTTCTGGGCGATCGAGGCGGTGCGGCCCTCGCGGTCGAAGTCCAGTCGGCGCTCCCCGGCTTCCTCGGTGTAGCGGGCGGTCACGTCACCCGACGTGCGCTCGGTCGCGCCCTCGTGGTCGCTCATGGCCCCGCTTCGCCCGCCCGGGAGTAAGGCCCATCGGTGTCGGCGACCGAGCCTTCCCGGAGTGGTCCGGCAGCCCGCGCAGGCTTATACCTCGGCGGCCCCAAATCAGGCCCATGACCGACCGCCGCGACCCCGAGGCGGAGGAGCTGCGCGAACGGCTCGACGAGCTCGAAACGACGCTGGTAGCGCTGCGTGAGGAACTGGACGACGGCTCTGACGCCACGCGGGTCCCCCGCGGGCTCCTGGGCGGTGGCCGTCGCCCACCGCGGCCACCCCGGCTCAGTGAGGTGCTCCGGTTCACCGAGGAGTACACCATCCCCACGGTGATCTCGGTGCTGGAGACGAACATCCGGCTGCTCAAGCTCGGCGGCGCCGCCCTCCGCGCGGTCGACCCCGAGCGCTCCACGCTCCAGCGGGAGCGCGAGGGGGCGGTG
It includes:
- a CDS encoding adenylyltransferase/cytidyltransferase family protein yields the protein MSEGDAADNDADPVRAVAQGTFDLIHPGHVHYLREAASVADELHVIVARDPNVTHKESPVLPARQRRDVVDAIDAVAEAHLGHESDIFVPIERIDPDVIVLGYDQHHDEEAVQAALDERGIDCEVTRAGPREPKYDDELLSTGRIIDRILERRG
- a CDS encoding Mov34/MPN/PAD-1 family protein, with translation MGLFRSGDVIGIADDALTFALEASRETHPDEYMGLLRGEPAAEYGLDHDGLLVTDVLIVPGTESNPVSATVKTSMIPNDFSSVGSIHSHPNGVLQPSQADLATFTKGQVHIIIGHPYGENDWVALDREGKRRSLPVYDVELDDGEEFFDFTQEDIDAELGLDGEEP
- a CDS encoding DHH family phosphoesterase; translated protein: MSENPVGEDADTTEGGSPSDRRDVPDDATLVYDLDPDCTVDDVAEGARYLVTVNGVVDYGVFVDVSDSVSGLVHESGLSGEYAVGDEFVVRLTEIRENGDIAFEEVDPADNQVVRVEHEPEITLIDDLRRGEDAVVEGELTQIKQTGGPTIFHVGDESGIVAAAAFEEAGVRAYPEAELGDVVRVAGEVGLHDGVRQLEVEDVTVLDGETAEAARERLDEARTERAGPEAVDPLVEWPEFEKLRPDLEDLARLLRRTVLEGRPIRVRHHADGDGMCAAVPVQRALENFIEEVHADPDAGRHLFKRLPSKAPFYEMEDVTRDLNFALEGRARHGQQLPFLLMLDNGSTEEDTPAYRNLAHYDMPIAVVDHHHPDPEAVDPLLDAHVNPYLYDEDYSITTGMMCVELARMIDPTITDDLRHVPAVAGVSDRSRADAMADYVDLAESEGYDRDDLDDIGEALDYAAHWLRYSSGHSVVNDVLNVGCDDEERHEELVEFLSGRAARDVDEQLDAVEDHVDHETLESDAHLYRIDLDRWAHRFTYPAPGKTTGELHDTKVQETGDPVITIGYGPDFAVLRSDGVRLDIPRMVEELNEELPGAGVSGGGHLVVGSIKFVKGRREQVIDALVEKMADAEIDEALSSTAAALDD
- a CDS encoding phospholipase D-like domain-containing protein; translated protein: MARRQPAAEGSRTSRRAATLAVCALLVLPALGGGAVAALDARDGADGERGEPDGAILELYPDPVRGNDAGEYVLLSLPEPGNWSVSDGESAVRLRNRSGRVLVTDEPGSIPPGAGAGPNGTLPVVVDDGLELSNGGESVTLRRDGAVVQRVDYGESTEGERYLPASDEWRPVGFEPRDAVHTCPTNATAFLLPDSPEVPIETLRGADERLLLAGYTFSSQRVADVLVRAADRGVDVRVLVEAAPVGGISTRQARTLDRLFAAGVDVRVGGVGAARFNYHHPKYAVADDRALVLTENWKPAGTGGAASRGWGVRTENGSTADALASLFRDDADAIDTRGWPAFREGRQFERVPAANGSYPTGFAPERVHARNVTLLTAPGNAETELVSAIDGAEERIDVLQPSLGRQANSLVEATLRAAQRGVEVRVLLSGAWYVAEENAALVAWLNGWAERTDAPLTARVAEPAGRYEKIHAKGLLIDDDLAVVGSLNWNENSATENREVALALHGPEPVAFYRESFDADWRGGEGSRTWLFAAGAVAAVVVAGLVAVRSLDFAAVEE
- a CDS encoding DUF7111 family protein, which gives rise to MSDHEGATERTSGDVTARYTEEAGERRLDFDREGRTASIAQNIDGYAMLKVRNGPDGDELERYYGFDMALDHAAELLGVGVNDLPIPEPAADMGM